One part of the Solanum dulcamara chromosome 3, daSolDulc1.2, whole genome shotgun sequence genome encodes these proteins:
- the LOC129882547 gene encoding peptide chain release factor 1, mitochondrial isoform X1 translates to MKRDENRRNLLCRWKHFEIRMRNHGFWRSNIGSIKSLSVKKDFSTAAVSTVTGRFPFFSLLRYYSTELQPQLSIDLIKMMDQRLSAIENRNAELQHFLHQPELTPSEYSTANKELRKLRDSVDLISKLRAKQKEIKELKSVISECQDEKDMQQMASEELSEATEDEKKFQFLLLKSLLPKDDADERDCILEVRAGTGGEEASLFAMDIFKMYEKYSVKKGWKYEVLEIAESDLKGYKEAIASISGGGVYGKLKFESGIHRVQRVPVTEKAGRVHTSAVSVAILPQADLLDVKLRNEDLRIDTYKSGGSGGQHANTTNSAVRITHMPSGITVSIQDQRSQHMNKAKALKILCAKLYEIERISNQSSRSKLRLEQIGSGDRSERIRTYNFPQGRVTDHRVGITTHSIFDVLQGEDLDAFIDALLLRQEMDAIASFSSM, encoded by the exons ATGAAAagagatgaaaataggagaaatCTCTTGTGCAGGTGGAAACATTTTGAAATAAGGATGAGGAATCACGGATTTTGGCGAAGTAACATTGGGTCAATAAAATCCTTGTCTGTAAAGAAAGATTTCTCAACTGCTGCAGTATCCACAGTGACGGGAAGATTTCCTTTTTTCAGTCTTCTTCGATATTATTCTACAG AGCTGCAGCCTCAATTGTCTATTGACCTCATTAAAATGATGGACCAAAGGTTATCTGCAATTGAGAACAGGAATGCTGAACTTCAGCATTTTTTACATCAG CCGGAATTGACACCTTCTGAATATTCAACGGCCAACAAAGAGCTCAGGAAGCTCAGAGATTCAGTAGATCTCATAAGCAAGTTAAGGGCAAAACAGAAG GAGATTAAGGAACTGAAGTCAGTAATATCTGAATGTCAAGATGAAAAAGACATGCAGCAGATGGCTTCTGAAGAATTGAGTGAAGCCACAGAAGATGAGAAGAAATTTCAGTTTCTCCTTCTGAAGTCATTACTACCCAAAGATGATGCTGACGAGAGGGACTGCATTCTCGAAGTGAGGGCAG gaaCTGGAGGGGAAGAGGCTTCTTTATTTGCGATGGACATATTCAAAAT GTATGAAAAATATTCTGTGAAAAAAGGCTGGAAGTACGAGGTTCTAGAAATAGCTGAGTCTGATCTTAAAGGATACAAG GAAGCTATTGCTTCTATCTCTGGAGGTGGTGTGTACGGGAAACTAAAATTTGAGAGTGGAATTCACAGAGTTCAG CGGGTGCCTGTGACAGAGAAAGCTGGACGTGTTCACACCAGTGCTGTCTCTGTTGCAATTCTCCCGCAGGCAGATCTG CTAGATGTGAAGTTGAGGAATGAAGATTTGAGAATTGACACTTACAAATCAGGGGGATCAGGAGGTCAGCATGCAAATACCACGAACAGTGCTGTTAGAATCACTCACATGCCATCAGGGATAACTGTTTCCATACAAGATCAGCGCTCCCAGCATATG AACAAGGCCAAAGCACTAAAAATATTATGTGCAAAACTATATGAAATAGAGCGAATCAGCAATCAGTCAAGTAGATCGAAACTTCGATTGGAGCAG ATTGGCAGTGGGGACAGATCGGAGCGAATCCGCACCTATAACTTCCCTCAAGGACGGGTTACTGATCATCGTGTTGGCATCACAACTCATTCCATATTTGATGTTCTGCAGGGAGAAGATTTGGATGCTTTTATTGATGCTCTCCTTTTGCGGCAGGAAATGGACGCGATTGCATCATTCAGCTCCATGTAA
- the LOC129882547 gene encoding peptide chain release factor 1, mitochondrial isoform X3 yields MKRDENRRNLLCRWKHFEIRMRNHGFWRSNIGSIKSLSVKKDFSTAAVSTVTGRFPFFSLLRYYSTELQPQLSIDLIKMMDQRLSAIENRNAELQHFLHQPELTPSEYSTANKELRKLRDSVDLISKLRAKQKEIKELKSVISECQDEKDMQQMASEELSEATEDEKKFQFLLLKSLLPKDDADERDCILEVRAGTGGEEASLFAMDIFKMYEKYSVKKGWKYEVLEIAESDLKGYKEAIASISGGGVYGKLKFESGIHRVQRVPVTEKAGRVHTSAVSVAILPQADLLDVKLRNEDLRIDTYKSGGSGGQHANTTNSAVRITHMPSGITVSIQDQRSQHMGEDLDAFIDALLLRQEMDAIASFSSM; encoded by the exons ATGAAAagagatgaaaataggagaaatCTCTTGTGCAGGTGGAAACATTTTGAAATAAGGATGAGGAATCACGGATTTTGGCGAAGTAACATTGGGTCAATAAAATCCTTGTCTGTAAAGAAAGATTTCTCAACTGCTGCAGTATCCACAGTGACGGGAAGATTTCCTTTTTTCAGTCTTCTTCGATATTATTCTACAG AGCTGCAGCCTCAATTGTCTATTGACCTCATTAAAATGATGGACCAAAGGTTATCTGCAATTGAGAACAGGAATGCTGAACTTCAGCATTTTTTACATCAG CCGGAATTGACACCTTCTGAATATTCAACGGCCAACAAAGAGCTCAGGAAGCTCAGAGATTCAGTAGATCTCATAAGCAAGTTAAGGGCAAAACAGAAG GAGATTAAGGAACTGAAGTCAGTAATATCTGAATGTCAAGATGAAAAAGACATGCAGCAGATGGCTTCTGAAGAATTGAGTGAAGCCACAGAAGATGAGAAGAAATTTCAGTTTCTCCTTCTGAAGTCATTACTACCCAAAGATGATGCTGACGAGAGGGACTGCATTCTCGAAGTGAGGGCAG gaaCTGGAGGGGAAGAGGCTTCTTTATTTGCGATGGACATATTCAAAAT GTATGAAAAATATTCTGTGAAAAAAGGCTGGAAGTACGAGGTTCTAGAAATAGCTGAGTCTGATCTTAAAGGATACAAG GAAGCTATTGCTTCTATCTCTGGAGGTGGTGTGTACGGGAAACTAAAATTTGAGAGTGGAATTCACAGAGTTCAG CGGGTGCCTGTGACAGAGAAAGCTGGACGTGTTCACACCAGTGCTGTCTCTGTTGCAATTCTCCCGCAGGCAGATCTG CTAGATGTGAAGTTGAGGAATGAAGATTTGAGAATTGACACTTACAAATCAGGGGGATCAGGAGGTCAGCATGCAAATACCACGAACAGTGCTGTTAGAATCACTCACATGCCATCAGGGATAACTGTTTCCATACAAGATCAGCGCTCCCAGCATATG GGAGAAGATTTGGATGCTTTTATTGATGCTCTCCTTTTGCGGCAGGAAATGGACGCGATTGCATCATTCAGCTCCATGTAA
- the LOC129882547 gene encoding peptide chain release factor 1, mitochondrial isoform X2, protein MKRDENRRNLLCRWKHFEIRMRNHGFWRSNIGSIKSLSVKKDFSTAAVSTVTGRFPFFSLLRYYSTELQPQLSIDLIKMMDQRLSAIENRNAELQHFLHQPELTPSEYSTANKELRKLRDSVDLISKLRAKQKEIKELKSVISECQDEKDMQQMASEELSEATEDEKKFQFLLLKSLLPKDDADERDCILEVRAGTGGEEASLFAMDIFKMYEKYSVKKGWKYEVLEIAESDLKGYKEAIASISGGGVYGKLKFESGIHRVQRVPVTEKAGRVHTSAVSVAILPQADLLDVKLRNEDLRIDTYKSGGSGGQHANTTNSAVRITHMPSGITVSIQDQRSQHMDFSHLDPIAGSTKHSKIWHTLLRAIPLDLACRFDSCITHLQFSYQMLFVRNYISFAVGSYP, encoded by the exons ATGAAAagagatgaaaataggagaaatCTCTTGTGCAGGTGGAAACATTTTGAAATAAGGATGAGGAATCACGGATTTTGGCGAAGTAACATTGGGTCAATAAAATCCTTGTCTGTAAAGAAAGATTTCTCAACTGCTGCAGTATCCACAGTGACGGGAAGATTTCCTTTTTTCAGTCTTCTTCGATATTATTCTACAG AGCTGCAGCCTCAATTGTCTATTGACCTCATTAAAATGATGGACCAAAGGTTATCTGCAATTGAGAACAGGAATGCTGAACTTCAGCATTTTTTACATCAG CCGGAATTGACACCTTCTGAATATTCAACGGCCAACAAAGAGCTCAGGAAGCTCAGAGATTCAGTAGATCTCATAAGCAAGTTAAGGGCAAAACAGAAG GAGATTAAGGAACTGAAGTCAGTAATATCTGAATGTCAAGATGAAAAAGACATGCAGCAGATGGCTTCTGAAGAATTGAGTGAAGCCACAGAAGATGAGAAGAAATTTCAGTTTCTCCTTCTGAAGTCATTACTACCCAAAGATGATGCTGACGAGAGGGACTGCATTCTCGAAGTGAGGGCAG gaaCTGGAGGGGAAGAGGCTTCTTTATTTGCGATGGACATATTCAAAAT GTATGAAAAATATTCTGTGAAAAAAGGCTGGAAGTACGAGGTTCTAGAAATAGCTGAGTCTGATCTTAAAGGATACAAG GAAGCTATTGCTTCTATCTCTGGAGGTGGTGTGTACGGGAAACTAAAATTTGAGAGTGGAATTCACAGAGTTCAG CGGGTGCCTGTGACAGAGAAAGCTGGACGTGTTCACACCAGTGCTGTCTCTGTTGCAATTCTCCCGCAGGCAGATCTG CTAGATGTGAAGTTGAGGAATGAAGATTTGAGAATTGACACTTACAAATCAGGGGGATCAGGAGGTCAGCATGCAAATACCACGAACAGTGCTGTTAGAATCACTCACATGCCATCAGGGATAACTGTTTCCATACAAGATCAGCGCTCCCAGCATATG GATTTCTCCCACTTAGACCCAATAGCGGGTAGCACGAAGCACTCTAAGATATGGCACACTCTACTGCGTGCCATCCCGCTCGACCTGGCATGCAGATTTGATAGTTGTATAACTCACCTCCAATTCAGTTACCAAATGCTTTTTGTGCGAAACTACATTTCTTTTGCTGTTGGCAGTTACCCTTGA